The sequence TTGGGGAATTTCATATAGATTTTAGTTTAACACATAACCTTCAATGGTAAAGTTTAACAATTCATAGAGAAGCTacagtatttattaaaatatttccaCAACCGTAACCaaatatttttgtgttatataattaattatcagTTTCAAAAATATATTCTTGCATTATGATTAATAAAACTGTGTTCCTTAAGGTCCACTGTCAGCttttcattgtcttttataCAGTTTTGAAATGACTAAAGTAAAACCATGTGACACATTATTTTCGTTTTTGTTTTAAGAACGCAGTCAcgatttgtttttaatttcacaTTTACATTCTATATGATTCTGTATGCGATCATTTTACTATGCTTTGAACATTGCTTACTTTTGTTGTGTACGGTTTGACCTTTCAGTTCTGTATTCTTAATGCTTTCAGTGACTCCATTTCATCTGTTGCCATAGTGACAGCTTCCTTTTTGCTTGTGGTTAGTTGTGAGCCTCGTCTGCTGCTCTTCTGGCTGTATTCTGTGATCTCTATGTTATCTTAGTATCTTAGAAAACATATAGCTCATATGAGGTGTGTGCTTCATTCCTTGATACAATTCATGAAATTCTAACTTTTCTAAGACTATAAAAAGTTTCTTCACAACTTTATTCATAGTGACAAAAATACCATCATGCTGTTAGTGGAAGGTGAGTACAAAATTATTGCAAACTATGTTTGTCCCTGTGATTTGTTCAAGCTTGTGCTATTTATTCTTGTATCATCAAAGTGGCACATTTGTATGCAAATGTTGGGGCAGCCCTGGCTAAGTGATATAGTTGATGGCTATTTGAAGTGAAAAGAAGTAAATAAAGTTCTGCAGAAAACGTTTTAAATTATTATCTGCaaatataaatgtaactttTGACTAAAAAAGTAAGAACACcacaacagtaaacagtaaCAGTACTTAATGCATTCATACTTATGGTGTGATGTTGAATTAGTTCATTCATGTTATCTAATTTATTACATAACGccagtatataaaatattagcaTTGATTGTAAACCTTAGTTCAGACATTTCTTCACTTGCAGCAAGCAAGTTTAATCTGAGGACTTTGTCACTGAAAGGAACACAGGCAGTTTGACTTAGAGCTCCAAATAATGCATTGTTGTATCTAGAGATGTTATGTTTAGGCCCGGTCAGGGCTCACTTTGCCAGGTAGTGTCAAGTTTGCATTGTGAGGACATTCTTGCCAATCAAGTATAAGAAAACTTTTTGCTTTGTGGGTGCCGGAGCCAACAAGCCTTTCACAAATCCTTACATTTATCTACTTAGCAGACTTAAAGTTACACATAAAAGTTTCATGAATTTTCTTTTGCCTTGTCTCATTATTGTTATGAGtagtgctgtgtgctgtgttccaGAAAATGGCAGGAATGTGTGCACTTAAATAAAGATTACATTTGCATTAAACATGATCGATTTATAGTTTTAAGTGTTTGATTCTTATCTTGTtagatgtaaaagaaaaaggatcAAACACTTAAAACAGTATAAATCGAtcctgtttaatgtttaatagattttgttgtattttagtAAAATGggatttaaaggaaaaaattgTATAGACACCAAAATTTACCAATATTAGTAATCTATTGCAAAGCATTATGGTTCAATTTTGGTCTATTCCTGTAAGCAAAATGCTCCCAATTTCACAATGTTACAAAGGTCCGTCTAATGGATTAAATGTTGGATGATCAGGAGATAAGCTGGCCAGTGAAAGGCTTTCTTGAGTTATTTTGGCTGTATGATTGTGGTCATCTTGGTGTGATATCCATCTTCTCAAAAGATTCAGTTTCTTAGCAGATTAGAATAAATTCTTCAGTAACATACCCTGGTACATTGTTCCATTCACATATCCTTCAGTCACAACACCATTTGCTGAGCCCAATATCTCAATGCTTCTATTTCCATACTTAACTGAGGTTATGTCTTGGGTAAGAGATCTGTTTTTGACCTGAATATACTGCTTAGTCCTGGTTTGTCTAAATACTTTAAGATGTGCATCTTAATGCTTCTTTTATGAGCAGAGGAGATTTAATATGGAGTGTAGGAGCAAAGATGATCGTGGTGCAGTTTATTGATTATTGTTCTCTGTGGAAGAACTGTTGTTCTTGCTACTTACAGAACATTCTTCTTTCCCTTTATTCAAAAAAAACCAAGAGAGTGTAAAATCTTTTTTGGCTCACCTGTCCTAGAACGAATAGTTGTTATATAATTTCCACCTGAATATTATCAAAACAATTGTATTAACAAAAAGTATCTGTCGTCTTATATGTCTATGCTATGTAGCTTTTTCTATTCGTTTAACGTTTAACGtgatgtttattaatgtagttCCTGAAAACTTTAGGAAGCTCTTTCAGATTTTAATTGCTGTGTGAAATCTTCACAACCAATGGCAACACATTTTACTTATTGTATGACACTAGGTGCAAAGTCAAAATGGTATTGTACAAATGTGATGTCAATATATGAACTTAattatgctaaataaataaataaataaataaataaataaataaataaataaataaataaataaataaatagacaaacagtGTCCAGCTACTTAGTTCCACTATACACAGTGAGGGAAAATGATGGGAAAGAGATTCCCTGGCCTTAATTATTAGATTAATTATGTAGAATATGACAATGTCGCCCTCTGGTGTAGAAAGTAAGATGACATCAACTGcgggtttttaaaaaaatatgactaTTCCAACAACCATTGTTCTAGCTTTAGTCCTTCAATCTAAATAGTCCCACTGTCGTTAATTTTAAGCCTCAGTAACACAATTCATGGCTTTCCCAATCTATTTATCTATCGTATTTTAATCATGTCTAtaattaaaatcttttaatCATATCTATTATAAGCCCTACGACCTATTATCTATCTACAGTTTTTCAGATTAATTCAGTGCTTTTCTATAGTTAAGGCTTCATGGCATCTTGTCTTTTCAGATAGAAAAACTGTTGATCTTTGCAGAacctttaagtgttttttttccagaagaaCTAAAACCCTCAAGGGTGTTAAATTGAacccaaaataaaacacaacatgcatttgaataaaatgtttttgtatagGACAGTGGTTCAATTATTAAAAAGTTGTAGTctagatttaaatgtaaatatgtattaaaataCTTCATTTTAAGAATTCGAGCACAGTATTACTTTCCTGCCAGCATGACCTTTTTACACTAAAAGTAATGAAGACAATCTTTTAACCAATGACTGAAAGCAGTTATTAATTTGCACAATATTACATAAGGTAGGAAGGTTTTGACATGAACATATGGTTGTAAAGATATGACAGAACTGATCACCACCTCAGCAGCAGAGGGCACTGTGTTTCCATTACCCAACTCCTTTGCCTTTTGGGTTTCTACCTGCTTAACTGTGGTTGATATGAATCATGaaccaacattcattcattcattttctaccgctttatccgaactacctcgggtcacggggagcctgtgcctatctcaggcgtcatcgggcatcaaggcaggatacaccctggatggagtatgAACCAACATGTTATTCAAATAATTGTGTaacttttgcatttatttaccGCAAcacaaaaattatattattattttattataaataataaaaataaaaattagaaataaaactaacattttCAAGCTACATTACATTAGCAGAATTGCACAGAACACTTTGCAGCAGGATGTACTCCGGTCTGAGGCGGTGTCCTCGATGGAGGTGTCCACAGTACCTCCCTCTGCTGTTTTAATGAAAGGTTTCCTGACTGTGGTGAGGCCAGCGAGGCATTTCTGCAGCTCAGAATACCCAGTCTGTGACCCAACGCTGTGGCACTGAGCACAGGGAGGAACACCACACTGGCTTAGGAGATCAGTCGTTGTTAAGAACAGTGTGTGTCAACTTTAACCAGAGAGAACAGACTGAAAGTGAACAAGCATGAATTAGAAACACTGTTTAGATttcggacacacagacaaattgTCTAGCACGACAGTGGCAGTGATGTGTAGcattatttcttacattttaagGATTTCAGAAGGTCCTAATGACGAGCAGAAGAACATCTAACTTGACCCTTGGGTCACAttatgagaaaaagaaaaaaaaaagcctagcGAAAAAAGAAAATCCCCACAGGGGAGACGCCTGTGACAATAATAACCCAGAGTGGCAAGTTGGGTTCTGTAGCAGGCAAGCGGCATAAACCAACCCAAACCAGTCTGATGCACAGAGCAGCGGCCTGGGTGCTGCAACAGATGGTAGCTGGGGTTAAATTCAGCTCTGGGTGTAACCGTACATAAACAAGCACAGCAGACCTCAAACAGGGCTTCTGGATGCACCACTGCCTGCTGTTTGGGAAGATGACTTTGGGAATAAATTTATCTGATTTACAACCTGTTGCCCTTCTACGTAAATCCTATGGCTGGTGACTGCTGCACTGCAGGTGTGTTTGGATAAACCAGAGCTTAGAAGAGGAAGCAAAAAAGAGATGCATTGCTCTGATGCTGATCTGCACAAACACGACACTctttgaaaaacacacaaaattagtTTAGTGTATATGTATTAGTTCAATCTGTATGTAATAATAACTGTCATGTTGAGCAGCATGCACCTGCCCACCTGTTTCACTAGCTCAAGGAATAGCAAAGAACTAGTGTGTTCAAAATCTAGGCTTAgtagaaggggggggggggtctctTTCTTTGTGGGATGCCCTCTATACTGAGTGGTCACCTTGGAAACATTCTGTGGTCATCACaaagagagcagtgtgtagcgGCACACAGACATTTTGGCTATAGTAGCGATGTTCCCTCTCCAAGCAATGATGTAATGTTTTGGAATGATCAGAGCATCTCAGTGAGAAGTGCAGTCTTTGTAATGGATGAGTGGTTGCAGTGGATAAAGTTTTGTTAGACAGTTTTCTTGTTTTGGACAGCGTGGTTTCAATATGGCTGTCTATGTCCCATGCCAGACCTAGTGcttagacaatttttttttatttatttaaaattgaaagaaaaaagtcctcacactctcacagtatAATTTAAAACACCGAATTTATGGTTTGCAGCCAGTCCCAGAATCTTCTATGATTTGTGTTCTGACACTTTTTGTTCTGCTACagaattctttatttgtttgttcactCATTTCCCTTTACTAACCTAATGAGAAGCAAATCCTTAGCCTGTATGAAGGGTTGAATCATGCAAAATGGGACAGTCCCTGTGTCTGATGTAACACATTACATAACccaaaaattataaataaacatccaTATGGGATGCCAGTGTGGTCACTTGTAGTAAGAGAAACTGCCAATTTATGGTGAATGGGAATTTTTACAAAATTGTAACGTGGACTAAAGTTTAAATAGCCTCTGTGCCTGCCTCCCACAAACAGAGTCTGCACAAGGCAATTCTCACTTCACATATGTTATTTTCCCTAAGAGGAAGGACATGCATTTCAGGCAGGTCAAGTCTCTCTTGTACCAATGCTGAGGCCAGGTTAGACTGGACAGGAAATGTGACACAGAATATTTTGGTTTCTTGCATTTTAGTTCAGTTGGTTATCATAGTAAtctaaataatgtattattttgattttaatgAAAGCCAgaaaaaagtgtaaataataaaaatacatactaACTcaaagaaattcattcattcattcattttctaccgcttatccaaacttctcgggtcccCCAAACATCTCatgcgtcattgggcatcaacctaccatgcatgtctttgtaccgggggaggaaaccggagttcccggaggaaacccccgaggcacggggagaacatgcaaactccacacacactgcggaggcgggaatcaaacccccaaccctggaggtgtgaggtaaacgtgctaaccactaagctaccgtgcccCCAACAAATAATcagtaaatcaataaataattgtttataatTTGATTACACTTTTAATTGTCATGTTTGAATATTTTAgttttaagaaataataaattaatgaatttaaaagAATGTCCAAAAACTGAAATATGATCCCCTTATAACTTTTATCTAGCAAAGTGAATTATGGGTATTCTGTAATTTCATGGGTACTTAGAGTTTACCCTGAAGTGAACGACACAAAAAATGATAtagctttaaaaacaatgcaCTGAATGGTAAATGGTTTCAATTAGAAAAAGTTCCGAAATGTCAGTTTACCAAATTCTTAATTTGTTTAGGATCATCTGGTGTAATTATTATTGAAAGTCGATGGGTGGCGCTGTTAGGCTAGTCAATGTTGTTCCTTCCCATGAATTGCTATTTTATTGAAACAGGGcaccattctttttttttctttctttttttttggcttattTGAAATTGGCCTATTTAAAGCACATGGGTGCCTTGGAGGAAACCGCTTTGTGGTCAAAGCAATTAGTTTCCAAGTGCTTCCGGTTCTAGAATGCATCTACGTAATAAAGTACACATATCTCCATGAAAAAAAGTTGTCTAGAGTCTCGGATTTGTCAGAAGATGTTTGGACCGAGTTGTACTATGTTTTAGAAAAGTTTTCAAAACAGCCTCTGTGCGTCTCTGAGTCCCCAGATTAGAGGAAATTTTAAAAGTGCGCAAACACCCTACAAGCCTCACCCCTAGACCACCAGAACACTCCCTCTCGAACATGAAGCCCCTCCTCTAAAACAACTGTAAGGCATTTATACACATGTGCGAAGCTCGCCAAAGTGCGACACTCCCCACAGCCAGGGATCACTGCGCACTGAAGTGAACAGAGCAGTGCGGCGACCTGTCTGCTCtgctctcttctcctctctatCAACCATAAGAATTCCAAGAGGAAAAAACACCAGCCGTGGATACATTACTGCACACAAGGATCCCTGTCGGTCCGACACCCTTTTTTTGAGCTGGAACTCGCTGAAGAAAATGTCGGCTTCAATACTGTCTTCCGTTTACGACTTCGACCTGTTGTACAGGGTAAGAAAACCGCTCTAAAGCGTATAACGTGTCCGTGTCCAAGTTGTTTTCACGGCGCATGGCTCAAGCCTCATGTTCACGCTGTAATGTGAGAGCTGAGTGTCGTGAATTTATTTTAGCAATAGTGTAAAGATATAATATATCAGTGTAAAGGACTCCTGACTAAAcgattgtcttttttttcagcAGGAGAAAAGCCAAGCCTCTAATGCAGTGCACCTGAATAACGTGTTGGAGAGGAGAACCGTAGGGATACCGCTCTCCACCtccaataaaaacaataacaggTTCAACGCAGGCGGCTACCTCCGGGCCAACTCCATCAACCACATGGACTCTATCTGCGGTGGCAAGGAGAGCCCTACACCAGCATATATGAATAAGGAGAATAAGTTTCGTGAGCGCGCCTTTAGCGAGACTGGGGAACGTGGTCAACAACTGCAGGAAATGCTCCAGCCCAAGCCTGGCTCTCAGATCAATTCCACTCGCTACAAAACTGAGCTGTGCAGGCCTTTTGAGGAAAACGGCTCCTGCAAGTACGGCGAGAAGTGCCAGTTTGCGCACGGTTACCACGAGCTCCGCAATCTTTCCCGCCATCCCAAGTATAAGACCGAGCCTTGCCGCACCTTTCACACCATTGGGTTCTGTCCATACGGCCCGCGCTGCCACTTCATTCACAACGTTGACGAGCGCAGAGCCGCTTCTAACACACAGCTGAGACTCCATCGAGGCGAGTGCGCTCTTCCTTCCCCGAAAGAGTCCGCTACCTTTTTCACGCACAAGGACAGACCCAGACTGCATCATAGCTGGAGTTTCTCAGGCTTCTCAAGCTCTCACGGTGCCATGATCGAGAGCCCTACGTCTCGCACTCCGCCGCCGCCCACCTCCTGCTCGCTTTCGTTTTTCGAGGACTCACTAGCTCCGAGTCCACAATGCCTAAACGCCTTTGGGATCCCTGAGCAGGACCTTAAGGCTTTCCTCGCCCCTTTAATTCCGCACGTGCAAAGTGCTTTTAGTGGACAGGCCACATACGGGCCGCAAACTTCGGCTCCGTTCCCAGCAGCGCCAGTGCGCCTGATCTCTGAGTCCCCACCAGTGTTTGACTCCCCACCAAGCCCTCTGGACTCCCTCTCGGACCCGGAGAGTTTCGTCAGTGGGTCCCGCTGTTCGTCCGGCACGATCAGTGGCTCTGAGTCGCCCAGTCTGGATTCAAACAGACGTCTGCCAATTTTCAGCAGACTGTCTATCTCAGACgactgaatattattattattattattattattattattattattattattattattattattattattattattaatcacagATGGTGTTTTGTTAAGCAGGTCACCCCAAACTTGaggttttaaaaacaacaaataaacacaacggTGCCTTTTTATATAGCTTACAACTAAAGGGTCTAGTCAAGGGCTCTTGTTTTTGTCCGATAAAGTAGCTACGTCGGGAAAAACGTGTGATGTGCCTTGGATTCACAGCGCCCCCATATGGCGTGTGTCAGTCAGTGCAGTTTTTGCTGCTGTTAGAATGTCTGCATTTATTAATGCGTTTTAAGTGCTATCATTGCGCTTTGCTACATGCTATGAAAtctatttaacttatttattgtcatgtgaAAAGTATGGCCTCTGTGGATCAATTGAGTCCATGTAGTATTTATCAAGTTTAAagcaatacatttatatttctttttaaattatgaTTATGATCTCCATTGTTAATCTGGAATCcctttttttctaataatatatttttgttatattttgggGGATGTATGTTGTAAATAAGGCaataatttataaattgtatGCTATTTATTATGGTTTTGTTTACGTGTGTTAAATTTGTGGGAGCATCTAAAGAGGcctcatttctttattttcggGGGTGGGGGTGAGAGGATCTCTGGGCATTTGATTTGTATAGGATGTATAGGAGtctttacagtatataatgttgGACTAGCCTTTCACAGTTCAAACCATCACAAAGAtagagacaatacagacaaccaaaaaataaataaaaacctttgttTGCACATAGTTGCACTATTTCAGTCAAGTGCCAGAGAATGTAGCAGTCACTTATCTTGATGTTAACTTTCTAAAATGTGCCTATGGAGAGTAGATGATCTCACATTCTTTAGATCAGCCTAACTATGGATAATGTTTTAGTGCCTATGTCAAGCAAATTCAGTTGAATGTAGCCTTTGTTTATATAGATCAAGATTACATTGATTTAGACTATTTATATTGCTTTTATTCAGTtgtgatcattttcattttggatcattttgaATACACCGTtccttataataatattaaaaaagaaatacagtttGTATTTCCACTTCATTTACATGAACTAAACTTGCTGGTCGGGAAAGTATTTTGAAAAtttgttgtgtaatgtagttAAACTGTAGTGATCAGTTGAACTGCTTGGAttgcaagaaaaaataaatgtttgaatgTAAAGACAGGTCAGTTTGATTTATGAGGGATTGTGTATGCAGAGGCATCACTTtgtacttttaaatattttacagtgaTATCCTAATAaagatacattttaaataaaaagaagagagTTTAATATTTCTTTCGGGAACACATAAGGGATGTGTGCTAGTGTTAGGATGGAGCTCATTCAAGTTGAAAAGAGCTTTTATTGGCACAGGACTGTAAATGATCAACCATTCTCTATACACTCTATTCTCCATCTCAATACCCTCCCTCTTGCCTTTCTTTGAGAAGAACAGCTCGCACAAAGTCATAGTTTGGTACACTTTCAAAAGGCTGAGAGAGCCAGACTGGTCTTCTTTGAATAGCAAgcactgtgtgcgtgtgtgtgtgtgtgtgtgtgtgtgtgtgtgtgtgtgtgtgtgtgtgtgtgtgtgtgtgtgtgtgtgtgtgtgtgtgtgtggtgtgtgtgtgtgtgtgtgtgtgtgtgtgtgtgtgtgtgtgtgtgtgtgtgtgtgtgtgtgtgttgcactcCAAAGTATGTGATCAGTTTCTAAACCATGCAAGCAGAATCTTTCCAATTGTAGTGGATTTCAAAGTTTCTACTGTTTACTAATGcagattatttaataaagaaaaactgtcgagctaataataaacagaaattaagTTCTCACAGTCAATTtatcagagtcagagtcaaaAAGAGTCAGAGTATCAGCACAGGAGTTTGCTCAAAGATAAGGAGGTCAGCAAATATTAACATCCTCTGGACTTCAGACAAAGCTCTTAACCTTGTGCAAGCATTACGATGGAGCTTTGGCTAGTGTGCATTCACAGATCTGTatttgtgcaaatgtttgcatAGGCTTGTGTGAGACTGTTTGAATTCGGgcagaggtttgtgtgtgtgtgtgtgtgtgtgtgtgtgtgtgtgtgtgtgtgtgtgtgtgtgtgtgtgtgtgtgtgtgtgtgtgtgtgtgtatgtatgtgactaAGTGCAGATGTGTATGTGAGGAAAAAGTGGCCATCAGCCCTTAATGAACCTGGCATTACAATAGCAGGAAACATACTCTGTTCCCTGATTAGGGGCCCTTGGGAACAAAGCtgttcttcatttttctttccatgGCTTTCACACACGTATTTAATCTAGTGTGGGACTATTATATATCCGTCCGAATTCAAAGTAAAATTTTCCTACTTGAGAAATGCTGAAATGAAAGAATTCTAAAATTACTATGATAAAACATTTCTTAAGAGTCATTATCAGTCCTTGGTAGAGTGTGCAAATATCTACAAAGCTAACAGTTTTAAGAAGTTCTCTTAAAATAGATTTCTCAAAAGATCTTTGGATGGTTACGGTTTTTAATGTGTGCTACTTGAAAACCACATGAAAAGGAAAGCCTTAGCTGTAGACTATGTATTGATTATGGTTTTAGTTACGAGTTttagtgtgaaatattttactTGAACAAAATTAACATAGGTTTGACCACCTGGGAGATTTGTGTAAACAGCATTCTATCAACATTCTGATGGCCTTACATCATAatttcaagcttttttttagtattaCTTAAACTGTAACAGCCAAACGTATTTAGAACCTTAATTGAATATATTATTGTACATTCTGATAATGTTATTTGTTAACCCTATACACATGCCTTAAAAAAGTGATGTCAGGATGTTGTTGCTGATGTTTATTGCTTTTAGAGTGTTTATCAATGGGCATAAAAGTGTTATGGTCACTTATTAGTACCTTTTTCACTGTATAGAACCTCAATTGCAGACACTGTGGACTCTCAGATATCtggtaaacaacacaaaataaacttcACACTCAAATGCTTGGGAAACAGTTCAGTTTAATACTAACTGAAGGTGCATTCCCACGCTGCTTCAACCTGGAGGATTGCGAAATGCATGTGTTTAGCTTGTTGCTTCATTAGCTGCCAGAATATTCAACACTATCTTCCCTAAGGCCACATGTGAATGTTTACCAAAAattatgcctgtgtgtgtgttttataagcGCCTGAGTTGGCAAAGATGGCAAATGATGATGGATAGGAGGTTATAAGGGAGTAACTGATATTTGACCTTAAGGTGGATGCATATAAATTGGATCAAGATAAAACATGTGGCAAGCTTTTAGGACATGAACATTATTTTTGGGGTAAAATATAGCATGGCAAGGTTATTTAGTGGAATGGTGGATAAAGCATAACACAGCATGAAAATGAATATTTGGATTGGGAAATGTGGCAGCTACAATATCACTTCATGCAAAATGAAACAACACACCTATATCTATCACGGCAAACAAGCTGAATTGGAGCAGTAGCGGTTTAAGAGGACTTATTTACAGTCAGATGGAACTATTCAACTACTTAAACTACTTAAGATGAGACATGCCTTCAAAACGTATTTACACCTCTTTCCTGAAGCATAAGTTATGCTCATAATATGCAATTATTATTCATGACATCTCTAGCCAATATTTGCCAGATTACCTGATATATCTGTCAGTTGACATACACTGCCTTTCTTCAGAGGAGACTGAAATGGTCACGGAAAAACAGagtttggggtgggggtggaagGTGGCAGGGTGTTGGTGGTTTGGGTTGTTGTtaaatagtgttttattttggtcaGGAAATAGTTGCAGTGAatgcttttattaaaaataaagatgccCATGCAAACAAATTCAATCTCTTAAATCAAAATCTTAATTACATAATCCAAAGTCAGGCAGTAGGTGCAAGCAGGCATTCAGAGAATGAGATGATAATTGTGAAATGTGGTAACaatcaaagataaaaaaaaaaaaaaaaaagaacttgcGATCATGAAATAAGTCTTGACATATCAAATGAACAGAGCTGAAGCGTTCTGTAAGCATGCTTATATTTGTGTAGTGGTGACAGACCACGTGTGTGCTATCATTACTCAGGTGAACTTAGAAGTTGGAGTCCATGTTGTCTAGGTTTGTTGTCAGAGAGATGCATTCTGGGAAATTGAGTCAGATGACAAAATTGTTTTTGACATGATAATCTTCCATGTTACACCTAGTAGCTGTGGAGCATGCAAGCATTTGTGCATAAAgctgttatgtttttttatttaattggagCCACAAAAACCTGTTAACTGCATTTCTTTCAAAATATGTGCTACCTCCCAAAGGCAAAAATATTTACTGCAAATACCAAAACATGTACTTGGAAGGCTTTAGGAAGCTGGGGGAGTGCATAGGAGAGTTTATGAGAAATTGGGAGTTTCTGTGCTTTTTAAAAGGCCACAGTTTCAGGAACAGGATGGCTGTACTCAATGCTAGAGGTCCATGCTTCAGTCTGGCTCGAGCTTATCTTTAGTAATGGTGCACCTGTGACAAACGAACTAGCTAACTGTGAGCTTCCTGTTTTGATGACAGAAGTTTGTGCATGGTTTGTCCATGATGTCTCCTTGCACAAGGCAAGGAAGTtccaccctcctcctcctcttcctctagTGTTGGAGTCATAGAGTTCTGAATGAATATTTCCTTCCTCAAAGAAAGAGCTGTAGCCATAACCAATTCAATGCAATCTGCTTTTGCGGTAGCCATATTGTTTACTTATGTTCTTATCTGAAAGCAATCAGAACTGAAAACAATAAAGCACAACGAGTACTGTAAGGTTTTAAGAGTGCCTACTGTGTCCATATAGACATAAGGATAAAAGGTGAAATCATACAGATAAAAGTGTGAGTGGTATGATTttgttatgttaatgtttaaagAGTGATAAACTATAACCTATGAAACAGAGGAGAACTTTACAATTGACACAACTCTGGGTACAACAGGTGTACTACATCATAAAActccaagaacaggaatctgactATACAGTGGGCACATATTGGAAAATTCTAAAAAGACAGAGGGATGTTTTCAGTTTCCTTAAGCCTGTGCCTGGGCTGTTGTGCTGCTACACTAAGATTGACTGATTAAATAGCATTTAGATCCCATATTTTGTTCGGTAAAAATGATGAGTCAATGATACTGATTGAAGAGTGTTAATCTCTAACCTACGGAGGAGAacatcattatattttatagacTTACAGTGGATTTAGGCACAGACTTTAACAGAGAGGTGCAGCAAATCTGCCACATCATGAGGCACAACAATGAATACCAGGGACACTCCAAGAGTAAC is a genomic window of Tachysurus fulvidraco isolate hzauxx_2018 chromosome 8, HZAU_PFXX_2.0, whole genome shotgun sequence containing:
- the zfp36l2 gene encoding mRNA decay activator protein ZFP36L2 isoform X1 gives rise to the protein MSASILSSVYDFDLLYRQEKSQASNAVHLNNVLERRTVGIPLSTSNKNNNRFNAGGYLRANSINHMDSICGGKESPTPAYMNKENKFRERAFSETGERGQQLQEMLQPKPGSQINSTRYKTELCRPFEENGSCKYGEKCQFAHGYHELRNLSRHPKYKTEPCRTFHTIGFCPYGPRCHFIHNVDERRAASNTQLRLHRGECALPSPKESATFFTHKDRPRLHHSWSFSGFSSSHGAMIESPTSRTPPPPTSCSLSFFEDSLAPSPQCLNAFGIPEQDLKAFLAPLIPHVQSAFSGQATYGPQTSAPFPAAPVRLISESPPVFDSPPSPLDSLSDPESFVSGSRCSSGTISGSESPSLDSNRRLPIFSRLSISDD
- the zfp36l2 gene encoding mRNA decay activator protein ZFP36L2 isoform X2; translated protein: MSASILSSVYDFDLLYREKSQASNAVHLNNVLERRTVGIPLSTSNKNNNRFNAGGYLRANSINHMDSICGGKESPTPAYMNKENKFRERAFSETGERGQQLQEMLQPKPGSQINSTRYKTELCRPFEENGSCKYGEKCQFAHGYHELRNLSRHPKYKTEPCRTFHTIGFCPYGPRCHFIHNVDERRAASNTQLRLHRGECALPSPKESATFFTHKDRPRLHHSWSFSGFSSSHGAMIESPTSRTPPPPTSCSLSFFEDSLAPSPQCLNAFGIPEQDLKAFLAPLIPHVQSAFSGQATYGPQTSAPFPAAPVRLISESPPVFDSPPSPLDSLSDPESFVSGSRCSSGTISGSESPSLDSNRRLPIFSRLSISDD